The proteins below are encoded in one region of Doryrhamphus excisus isolate RoL2022-K1 chromosome 4, RoL_Dexc_1.0, whole genome shotgun sequence:
- the LOC131128306 gene encoding immediate early response gene 5-like protein, with protein sequence MECAFDAQNLISISLRKIQSSRTQRGGIKLHKNLLVTYVLRNARQFYMSKNLSPTPRTHQYEDVTTARETHEYLELTGSFTELANDFYCNFSGVESDTWHCGAHQPAEVAHQDASPCAMVPPSDSDLMVSETFWTCADKPAWELHIPSTQTNHKTVLDLDTHVVTTVTNGYFHSDCCAQPKQSQGAQCYAKKRRMDTSYHIVDPEFYLSDFVPVPWKRMRTDDDAHSDSEQLDSTNISNLISVLGSGGLSEFVSWQHADLEQIFASQTLCLKHTLLSGSGWTRAIEAF encoded by the coding sequence ATGGAGTGTGCTTTTGACGCACAGAATCTGATCTCCATTTCTTTGAGGAAAATCCAGAGCTCCAGGACGCAGAGAGGAGGCATCAAGCTTCACAAGAACTTGCTGGTAACGTACGTGCTGAGAAACGCCAGGCAGTTTTATATGAGCAAGAACTTGTCGCCAACGCCAAGGACGCACCAGTATGAGGATGTTACCACAGCCAGAGAGACCCACGAATACCTCGAACTGACCGGGAGCTTTACGGAGTTGGCCAATGACTTCTACTGCAACTTTAGCGGGGTGGAATCGGACACTTGGCACTGCGGAGCACACCAGCCTGCAGAGGTGGCGCACCAAGACGCTTCCCCGTGCGCAATGGTTCCTCCAAGTGACTCGGACCTCATGGTTTCGGAAACCTTTTGGACTTGTGCGGACAAGCCTGCGTGGGAGTTGCATATCCCGAGCACTCAAACCAACCACAAAACTGTCCTGGACTTGGACACGCATGTGGTGACCACTGTCACCAATGGATACTTCCACTCAGACTGTTGCGCGCAGCCGAAACAGTCTCAAGGCGCGCAGTGCTATGCTAAAAAGAGACGCATGGACACAAGTTATCACATTGTTGACCCAGAGTTCTACTTGTCTGACTTTGTGCCAGTGCCGTGGAAACGAATGAGGACTGATGATGATGCACACTCAGACTCAGAGCAGCTGGATTCCACGAACATCTCCAACCTGATCTCGGTTCTGGGTTCGGGTGGACTATCTGAGTTTGTGAGTTGGCAGCACGCAGACCTGGAGCAGATATTTGCCTCTCAAACTCTGTGTTTAAAACATACATTGTTATCAGGCAGCGGCTGGACGCGAGCGATCGAAGCGTTTTGA